taggttgctttgctttcactcttctgtccgtTTCATCCTAAACCAGCtcgatggggtttaagtctggagactaTGCTAGACACTCCATCTTTTCAAACTTACCATCTTGTTCTCTTTTCCTGAGGTAATTCTGGCTTAGCTTGGAatttgggtcattatcttgcTTTAGGATGAACCTCCGACCAAGTAGGCGCATACCAGAGGGTATCGCATGGCAATGCAGAATGCTGCAGTAGCCGTTTTGGTTCAGGGTGCCTCTGACTCTGTACAAGTCAACGACTTATCTTATTCTGACGTCTTAgcaatggctttcttgcttcaactcgtcctgtcaaacctgcaatttaaagtcttctcttcacagttgaaactgagacttgcttACTATGACCACTATTAAActgtgcttgaagctgttgCACTGTGAGCCACCTATCACGcaagctgttaactctcagaaacttgtcctctgattcagttgtgGCTTTTTATTATCAGTTGTGGCTTCCTGTCAGAGTTTGGACCAGTTTCTGAGTGCCTTTGATGGTGAAGGAAATTGTACTGACACCTTGAATTTGGCAATTTCTCTTTAGGAAAGAcctacatttttaagtgttatgatgGTGTGTCTCTCTTCCATAGttatttgcctcttttctgcaatacaatactgttcacctgatgcTCACAGGGGTATGGTACCACAGTCTGTTCCAACACTGCTTTTGTGCAGACAAGAGGGGGTTGTaagtaatccagaaaagttggaaCACCTGTAGGAATTAGCAGCGCCAGCTTTCAAGGCTCGATCAAccattgctgcagaacagctttaaattgttaaccCATTTTGTGTTCCCTGTAAAAGGTCTTTTGTATAGTTTGGACATGTACAGAAATTTTCACTTCTAAtgttaccttttttttaacctctggcagttcaccacttccctttgtaccatttcaagctattcaCTGGACTTAAACAAGTTGAACTGtaataaataactggaaaaattggggCCTGTAGTGTACATTTTTATCACCATTTTATCAAAGTCTCTGGTGTAGATTGCACTCATAGGGATTAGTTTGTGTTGAAGAAGAGTCATGTGATGCATGAAAGGCACCTTATGAGAACAAAGAGTGTCTGAAACGGAAAAAGCAACATAAGAAAGCTGATAATGGCTGTTGTCACAGTAGTTATTTCCAACTGTGAAGCCAgctaatgcagaaaaaaaacctaaaacagGCCGACTCAATAAAATTCAGATGTTAACATTTGTCAtcaagacagaaaataaaaaaaggtatAAACCTATCCATTTGAAAATATAGGCTGTTttcaggaaggaaaaactcccttttaacgggaagaaacctccggcagaaccaggctcagggacgggcggccatctgccacggctggttggggtgagagaaggaaaacaggataaagacatgctgtggaagggagccagagattaataacaagtgtgattcaatgcagagaggtctgctaagacatagtgagtgagaaaggtgactgaaaaagaaaattcaaTGCATCACGGGCATCCctcagcagcctacacctattgcagcataactaaaggaggattcagggtcacctgatccagccctaagtaaagagcgaagtgctctaatggggtgatgtggtactataaggtcattaagataagatggggcatgattatttaagaccttgtacaGTGTTATTGCAAAAGTATGAGCACCCTTGATAATTTTCATGATTTTCCTTCATAAATCATTGGTTGTTTGGATCagcaatttcatttaaatatatcatatagcagATGAACAcaatgatatttgagaagtgaaacaATTTGACAGGTTTGATGGTTTCATGGACAGCCTGATGGTTTCATGGATAGCCTGCTTTAAGTCACACCAtagattttcaataatattcaggtctggggactgagatggccattccaaaacattgtacttgttcctctgcatgaatgccttagtagattttgagcagtgtttagGGTCATTGTCTTGTTGAAATATCCAGCCCTGGCGCAACTTCAACTCTGTCACTGATTCTTGAACATTGTTCTCAAGAATCTGCTGATATTGACTGGAATCCATGCGACCCTCAACTTTaacaagattcccagtccctgcactggccacacagccccacagcatgatggaaccgACACCACATTTTACAGTGGGCAGCAAGTGTTTctcttggaatgctgtgttctgtTTCCACCATGCATACCACCTCTTGTTATgtccaaataactcaattttagtttcatcagtccacagcaccttattccaaaatgaagctggcttgtgcAGATGTGCTTAATCATACCTCAAGCGACTCTGTTTGTGGCATGTTCGCAGAAAAGGCTTCTTCTGCATTACTCTcccatacagcatctccttgtgcaAAGTGCGCTGAATAGTTTAACGATGCACAGTGACACCATCTGCAGGAAGATGATGTTGCAGGTCTTTGGAGCTGGTCTGTCGGTTGACTATGACTGTTCTCACCATCATTTGCCTCTGCTTATCTAAGATTTTCCTTGACCTGTCACTTCCGGCCTTAACTAGAACTGTCCCCGTGGTCTTCCATTTCCTCACTATGTTCCTCAGAGTGGAAACTGACAACTGAAATCTCCGAGATAGCTTTTTGTATActtcccctaaaccatgatgttgaacaatctttgttttcaggtcatttgagagttgttttgaggCTCCCATGTAGCCACTCTCGAGAGAAGatgcaaagaggagaaaaacttGCAATTGGCCACCCTAAATACCCTTTCTCATGACTGGATTtacctgtgtatgtaggtcaaGGGTCAATGAGCTTACCAAACaaattttatatttcaataattAGTGCTAAAGGTAttcaaatcaataaaacaacaaggctgcccaaatttatgcacctgcctaaTTTAGTTTAAGTaactattgcacactttctgtaaatcctataaacttcatttcacttctcaaatatcattgtgtttgtctgctatatgatatatttaaatgcAATTGCTGATCCAAACAACCAATGATTTATgaaggaaaaacatgaaaatcatcaggggtgcccaaacttttgcatatCACTGTATGTggggagcaggattttgaattcaatactggatttaacagggagccagtggagGGAAGCCAGTATCGGAGAaatattctctctctttctagtccctgtcagtactcttgctgcattttgaattaactgaaggcttttcagggagtttttaggacatcctgataataatgaattacagtagtccaacctagaagtaataaatggaTAAAccagtttttcagcatcacactgagacaggatatttctaattctAGAGATATTGCATAAATAGAAGAAAGCAGTCcaacatatttgtttaacatctttaataagggtaacctgaaggaAGTCTCACAAcaactccaccaacacatccatttcagcactcgtggagaccggcttcttgaccactgctacacctctttccgggatgcatacaaagccctcccccgcgccccattcggccaatcagatcaccgctccatcctgctcctgcccgcctacaggcagaagctgaaacaggaagctccaaccctgagggcggtgcaccgttggtcggaccaatcggagtctacgctgcgggactgttttgatcacgcggactgggaaatgtttcacgtggctgctaaagacattgatgagtacacagactcagtctgcggatttatcagaaaatgcgtggaagatgtcgtcccatccagaacagttaaatccttcccaaatcaaaaaccctggattaacagagatgttcgcacagcactggcggcacggagcaccgcttttgcctccgcgaacacatcggactacaaacacgcacattaccaactccggaagacgatcaaagcagccaaacgtgagtacagggacaaggtggagcaacattttgacaaccctcggagtatgtggcagggactaaacacgatcacagactttagagggaaaaccagcacaccgcagaccacggcctctctgtgtgaggatctaaacgtattctacgctagattcgacacagcgaacaccacgagaccggacagtgtgcgcaccgcggatgacgtcagtgcgcacactgtgtctgaggaggatgtgcggaagtgcttcaggagggtgaacgcacgcaaagctactggtccgaacgggattcccggccgcgtcctcaagtcatgcgcggctcagctggctggagtgtttacacacatcttcaacctttccctctctctgtctgtagtcccagcctgcttcaaaatggccaccatcgtccctgtacccaaatcctccaccatctcctcactgaacgactggcgacccgtagccctgacccccatcgtgagcaaatgcttcgagaagctggtcagggacttcatctgctctgcactacccgactcactggaccctctacagttcgcataccgccacaacaggtccactgatgatgccatagccctgacactccatgctgccctgtcacacctggagaagagagacacgtatgtgagaatgctgtttgtagattacagctcagcattcaacaccatcgttccctcgaagctggacaggaaactgcaggatctaggactgagcagctccctcggcagctggatccttaacttcctgtctgacagacgccaagtggtcagactgggcagcaccacctcatcccccatcacactgaacactggtgctccacaggggtgtgtactgagccctctcctgtactcactctacacctacgactgcacggccactagaaactccaacatcattgtgaagtttgcggacgacactacagtggtgggtcttattaccaacggtgatgagacggcctacagggaggaggtcagcgccctgacccactggtgtcaagacaaccatctcaccctcaacgtcgcaaagacaaaggagttgatagtggacttccggaggtgcagaggagtacacacccccatcaccatcaacggcgccgctgtggagagagtgagcagcttccgcttccttggtgtacatctggctgaggatcttacgtggtcagtacacataaacaaaacagtgaagaaggcgcagcagcgcctcttctttctcaggagactgaaaagattcggcatgagcccccgcatcctcaggaccttctatcgctgtgccattgagagcatcctcactggatgcatcaccacctggtacggcaacagcaccgctcacaaccgcaaagctctccagagagtagtgcggtgtgctgaacggataattggaggtgagcttccctccctccaagacatctacaggaagcggtgcctgaggaaagcggggaggatcatcaaggactccagtcaccccagccataaactgttcagactacttccatcaggaaggaggttctgcagcatccggtcccgtaccagcagactgagagacagctttttccatcaggccatcagactgctgaacacttcatagacacctcaccctcactactggaacttcaacattatgcactccatactgtatataaataccactgttttgcacataccaacctctgtatattttatatatcttattttattgttcactttatttcatttgtaaaacatgtatatacatactatatacacactcaaacacacacgtagaaaaacatactgaatgtgtatactaaataatgtatatacctttacatattgtacatatatttattactttttagattagccatttttatattttgcttgttttacattattgtattttgcacaactctgttgcttgtgaagctcgcacacaagaatttcactcacatgtactgtaccagtgtacctgcacatgtgatgtgacaataaaagtgatttgatttgattaatatgtgcattgaaggacatgtcttggtcaaaaatgactccaaggttcctcacagtgttactggaggtcaaggtaatgccatccagagtacgaatctggttagataccatatttctaagattttcagggccaagtacaataacctcagttttatctgaattaagaagcagaaaatcagagttcatccaggtctttatgtctttaagacattcctgcagtttaactaattggtgtgtgttatctggctttaTCGTAAGATAAAGTTGGGTGTAAActgcatagcagtaaaaatgtatgctatgccttctaataatactgcctaagggaagcatgtataatgtaaacagaactggtcctagtactgaaccctgtggaactccataattaaccttagtgtgtgaagagagaaaatacaatcctaaaggcagaaaaagcacaaacacaaagataaTTCTGGTAATTTTAAATTCTTACAATCATTTGACCTGATTCTTCTGACCTGatttagaatttattttcttttaaaagtccCCATGTAATTACATTTCTACAAGTTCTCTTCCCAAAGCACAAAAGTTCTAAACGGcaatgcagcattttttttgcaattcatTCAAATCaatcaataacaaaaaaaccctctggTGTTTTTTTGCAAGCCAGTTTTTTCAGTCTTCATTGCATCTAGTGGTGACTCAAACAATGCTACTGTGTTTCTTGCTAGCGTGTTGAGAAGTTCTGTTCTCtattctgtttcttttgttgttgagCTCCATTCTAATTAAGGTGTAGCTATAGAAGTAAAGCTGCAGGAGTTTAGGGATTTAGTTTTATGGTTGAGAGCAGAAAATGAGAAGTTAAGGCAGGAGGAGGCTTTGAGCCTTACTGGGTCCAAATGCTGTACCTGGAAATATCCCTCATTCAGAGGAAGAAAAGGTATAGGATTAACGGAGTGGCTCGAGGAGGTCCAAGCTTGCATGAGGGCCCGCCATTTATCAGAGTTAGAGCAGGCCTTTTTCGTATTTGACCAAATTGAAAGGCAGTCTGTCCTAAGGCAGAAAGGGAGGACCCAGTCAGAATCATTTCCGTGCTTCAGGAGTTATATGGCTGCTCAGGCTCATATGTAGCTTTGCAGGAAGCTTTCTTTTTCCGGTGCCAAGAAGAGGGACAGACATTTCAAAAATTCTCTCTGGCTTTAATGAGTCTCATTGCAGCTGTAAAGCAGCAGGCTCCTAGTGAAATGCAAGGGTATTGGAGACCAATTTGTTGAGCATGCTATTGATGGTTCACTGCGTCATGAGATAAAACAGTGTGTTATACACTGCTGATGTCCAGGCTCAAGCAATCAGGTGGGAGCATGAAGGTCTACCTAGACCCTGGATCAGAGGTGTCTGCCTAAGCTGCTACAGTGACATTCCAGTTGGTTTCCAAGTCAAGGTCAGACCAGCTAAAGGCTGTGGCTCTGTCAAGACTGATGACCAGGACATGGATGACCAGGAGAAGTTGAGGTTTCTTCTCACACGGTACAGCCTTATCTTTTCAGCTCATGATGGCCTGCTTTTAATAAGTAACCTGTGCCTGTTTTGAATCTGCTGACCTATTGCCAGCAGGGCCACTCTGCATATATAAGGATGTCACCTCCATCTCTGTGCTCATTGACGGTCCAATTTCCTGGCGTCTTTTGTCGTTCACTGTTTGGTCGGCTGCATTTGGACGTGAGGCCTCTTGCTGTGGCGTCTCCTCTTTCTGTTGGGGTGGGAAGTTTACCACTCCTCCCAAAGCGCGCATAGTACAACAGAAGAGAAATCACTGCTGCTACTGGGTCGGGAAGCCCTCCTCACCTCCTCAGGTGGAGCAGGCTGGATATTGTagctgctgctgttctgcagGATGCCCTGCTGTTTTGCTTCTGTATTGtttctctgttgttgttttgttttttcagtttttttttagtttgtttctggCTGTATTGCTTCagtttttgtggggtttttttgtccaCTGGTATTGTTTGGTTCTTTGGCATTCTGCGTTGCTTTGCGCACCGCTCTGCTGCTTAAGCAGCAACTGAGTTCGATTCCCCAATCCAGGccttaaatattttaatgtatatgggttgtgtgtttgaggttgggttcattttaaattgtttttactttttcaagCATTGTTTAACTTTTGTAGTTTTTATTAAGGAATGGTTGTTAGGTAAATTGTGAAAGGATTTTGTTAATATTAAGTTTAATGTATAATTTATCCTTTTTTGTGTATAACCCTGCTGATTTTGTCCCTTTTGCATCCAGGCTGAAAGCTGAAGGTGGTGGAGGGTTTCCCAGCTGACTGTTattatgtgctgtgtgtgtggttggtgCCAGATTCTCTTTGCAATTGAGTGCATGCTCACAAGTGTCTGGTGTGAtctatttatcttttttatttgttgaaatTGTCTCCCCGTGAAGTTGACCATCCTCACTTGTTGGCCTCAGTCCTGAACACCAACCCCCATTCCCGTTATGGTGGAATGtgtagacttaaaaaaaaaaagttttctttgaGTAACGAATTTTAACTTTGAATTGTGAAATCACATCTCCTGCCTCATGTTAGTCGAACAAACCTGTGTACCTTACTGGTGTTAGTACTTATTTCTTTGGGTGAAATTCCAAAGGTGGCGTTGTTGGCAACTTTTGGTAGCCCTAGCTATAGTGAGAACAGTGAGTTTGAAGGGCAAAGTAGTGAATTACTCTTTTATACCTTGCTCCCACACTCGTTCATGATTGTAAGATATATATTTAGTTTGTCAGAAGGGGATAGGCGCACTCTAGCCTGTCTGTGAGTGAACCTTTATGTGTCATAGAAGAGTTTAGCTTATTTTTATGACAATGTTTTGTACGTTTTATCTCATGTAATCAGAGTACAGTCACTTTCAGAAATGAGAAGCATTTCTGACAAACAGGAAAAAGGAATATCAGGAGAGTAACATGAACCACAGTTATGTtatgcaacaacaaaaaggagAACTTTACTGCAATCATTCAAAAGCATTTCCCCTCAACCTACATACAAAATTTAAAGAGTCACTGTCCAGTCTGGCACCTAGTAAAGGACCaaaagtatataaaaaaaaccccacccatCAATAGACACTGATTAACGTAGGCAATATGTTTCTATAAAATAAGACTTTTTTCACACTAGTTTGAAACATGGAAATGGAATTTAATAtctttaaataacctttatttagaaaatttggtgaaaaatgaaacacGTGTgtatattaaaagaaaagcagattTAGCTGTTTCAAGATTGTCTTTGTAAAGGGTAGAAAGATTATAGCCCTATAACCCTCGCCACAATCTCTCTACCGAAGATAACAGAGTCAACAGTTTGCACAGGTATGATAATGTCACTGAGTGGCGCCTACATtaagtaaaatgtaatattttcattATATAGACAAGATAGACAAATGTTTGAACATTCTTATGTTTGATTGTTTTAATATCCCATTGAAATGGGCTGAGGAAAACACAGAACaggatttttctttaaatattttaatctaACTAAGTATATACAGAATATAAAGTATGTAAAACTCCATTAAAAGATTATCTAAAACTAAATTGGTGTAAAGCATACAATACTGTTAAGTCTGGTGTTGTAGATACTAAAATCTGAAAGTTCATGTCATAAAAGAATTAATGTAATTCTTTGCTTCTGAATTTGTATTTCAATTCACACACAGTCAGTTCTCTAAACTATGACACATAAACATGCGACTGTACAGAAGGTAACCTGATATCTATCTGGGGAGAAGTCCCAACAGACACAATTGTTTGAGAACAATAGTTGTGTCAGGAAGTAAGTGAGGGTGGGATACTATGTATTTACaagtgcatgttttttttaagtgacatTTCTCTAACGGTCTAAcactcatttctttctttcacagcCTCTCTGGAGTTGTCTTTGGAAGTCACATTGGTGAGTCGGACAGTCTCCTGCTCTGTGCTCTCTTTCCTGTCACGTACTTCCCCTTCCATGTGGAAACCAACCATCAGCTGGTATATCATTACACCAATGAGGGTACCAAGGAATGGAGCAAAAATAGGGACCAGGAACCAGCCTTGTCTAACCCTGGACAGAGACAGAATAAGAGTTAGTAAGTGGTAGTAGAGATCACTGTAAAGGCAATGTGAAGGAAAAGTAGTTAAAATCTGTCCACTTACGTGAAAACCTCACTCCCCCAACCAGCTATAGCGGTGAAAAGACGTGGTCCGAGGTCTCTGGCAGGATTGACTGCATAGCCAGAATTAAAGCCCATAGACAATCCAATGACCAGAACCACAAATCCCACAGTGAAGGCCTCCAGCCCTTGAGGGATGGGGTTGTTGTAAGGATCCACAATGGCCAGAATGCAAACTATCAGTGCTGCTGTGCCAATAATCTGTGTTGAAAAGGGAAATGTAAGAGGGAATCCCATCTATATTCTGTTCTTAAAATTTGTGTATAAAACCAGTTTGCATTTCAAAAGACTACCTGATCAAAGAAACCATTGACAAGGGTGAGATGGTTTCCAGGATAAGTAGCAAAGATGCCAGCTGTGGCGTCAGGTCCAGTCACATTAAAACTTCCAGGATGGTCCCACAGGGCATCTAATGGGATTCAAATaataagatgtttttttttaattattactgttgttGCTGCTTAGATAATAGGATAAgataatttatatttatatatatatatatatatatgtatatatatatgtatatatatatatatatatatatacatatatatatgtatatatatatatatatatatatatatatatgtatatatatatatatatatatatatatataataacatAATTCTGACTCATCACTGGAAGTCTTCACTTACCATAGTACATGCCAAAAATAATAGCAGCACCAAAAAAAGCACCAATTGTCTGAAAGAGGAAGTACATGGGAAACTTTCTCCAGCGCTCTCTTCCAAGCAGACACAAGGCAAAAGTTACTGCTGGGTTGAGATGGCCGCCTGCAAATGCAAATGTTGACATTATGTCAGTGTGTGCAGTCCATAATCACACAAAATCACAGCCTTGcctaaagtaaaacaaaaaaagctataAATACATGTTACATAACATAAACATCAATAAATCAGTTTGCTTACCTGATATTTGGCCACAGACCAAGATGCCTAACGTAGCAGCAAAGCCGAAGGCAAAGTTGACAGTAAGGAACATACCATGGGAACCACCACTCAACACCAACTGGGCCACAGAACCGCAGCCAAACATCTGGAGAGAGAGTAGAGAAATCAAGTTCAACAAGGTCCCAATA
This region of Pelmatolapia mariae isolate MD_Pm_ZW linkage group LG12, Pm_UMD_F_2, whole genome shotgun sequence genomic DNA includes:
- the LOC134638515 gene encoding aquaporin-3-like — protein: MGWQKHYLDKLSRFFQIRNLLLRQALAECLGTLILVMFGCGSVAQLVLSGGSHGMFLTVNFAFGFAATLGILVCGQISGGHLNPAVTFALCLLGRERWRKFPMYFLFQTIGAFFGAAIIFGMYYDALWDHPGSFNVTGPDATAGIFATYPGNHLTLVNGFFDQIIGTAALIVCILAIVDPYNNPIPQGLEAFTVGFVVLVIGLSMGFNSGYAVNPARDLGPRLFTAIAGWGSEVFTVRQGWFLVPIFAPFLGTLIGVMIYQLMVGFHMEGEVRDRKESTEQETVRLTNVTSKDNSREAVKERNEC